Below is a window of candidate division TA06 bacterium DNA.
AATATAAAAAGTAAAAACATAATCTCAATAATGGCATCTCTAAGGAACCAGCGAATTACAGGAATAATTCAATAGTTCTATAGTTTCTGTAAAATAATTAGTAAGTCCTTATTCACCATATTATCACCAAACAAACAAAAAACTTTTAACAAGGAGTAAAACAATGGTTTCCACACAACTGCTGAAAGAACTTCCGCTTTTTGCCGGACTGACCGAAGATGAACTAAAGTCGTTATCGGCGATCTGCCAGGAAAAGGAGTTGAAAAATGGAGAGATCGTCTTTACGGAAGGCAGCGCAGCCAACGAACTCTTCATTTTAGAAGCCGGGGCGATAAATGTGCAACTTAAGGTTGCCCCGTATGTTGACCATCTCACAGTGCATACAGTTACCCCAAAAGAAATATTCGGTGAATTGGCTTTTATTGATGATGTGCCCCGATCGGCCACAACGAAGTGCGTCAAAGATTCCAAGGTTGTAATTATCAACCAATCTGAGTTTGAGGGTTTGGTAAAAAGGTACAGCCATATTGGCGAGGTGGTTTACCGAAATATGGCTGTTACCATGAGCTTAAGGTTAAGAAATGCCGATAAACAGATCAAGGAGTTTTGGTCTAAGATTTTTGAAGCTCAATCTCCTGCTTTTGCCAAGATGTTTGTTATCTGACAGAGGCTAGTTTAGTGGACGGGGGAGGGATTTTTCGGTTTCGGTTAATCCGGGGCTGTAGAACCCTCCCACGATCATGGTTTGAAGATTTTTAACTTGTGGTGGATAAACTATGAAATGCCCCAAATGCAATTTTGAAAGAAAGAGGAAACAATGGATAGGAAAGCTGAAGAAATCATCAAAAAGATTGCTCAGGCCCTTGTCAAAGGGTATCAGCCGGAGAAAATCATTCTTTTTGGTTCCTATGCTTATGGAGAACCGAACAGCCAAAGCGACATCGATCTGTTGATCATCAAAGAAACCGAGCAGACATTCTTTAAACGGCTTTTAGATGTCCGGAGATTGGTTTCCGAGATCAGGAGAGGATATCCGTTCGAGCCTTTAGTGTTCACTCCCGAGGAAATCGAAGCCCGGCTGAAATTGGGAGACCCGATATTTGCGGAAATTTTCAAAAAAGGAGAAGTTATTTATGCCAAATGACAGGGAATCCCTTTTCGCCGACGACTGGTTCAAAAAAGGGAAGAAGGATCTGGAAAGAGCAAAATTGAGGGCGCAGGAGAATGACCTGGAAGATGCGGCATTCCATCTTCAGCAAGCCATCGAGAAGTACCGCAAAGGCTATCTCTTGTCAAAAGGCTGGGCGCTGCAAAAAATACACGATTTGGAATTTCTCCTCGATGAAGCGCTAAAATATAATCCGGGATTGGAAAGATTCAGATTGTTGTGCCAAGGGGCCACTGGTTATTATCTTGCCGAACGATATCCATTTCCCATAGCGGAACCGAAACCGGAAGCGATCATGGAAAATTTAGCCGATGCCGAAGCCCTGATTGAAATGCTTTTGGAAGAAAACATATGAAATGCCCCAAATGTAATTTTGAGAATCCCGAGGGCCTAAAGTTCTGCGGAGAGTGCGGAGCCAACTTGGCCGAGGCGCGCCGGGCCGAGGAGCTGGAACTCCGGCTCAAGCAGGTGCACAGCTATATCCCCCAAGAACTGGCCGAGAAGATAGCCCGAAGCAAAGGCCAGATTGAGGGCGAACGCAAGCAGGTCAGCGTGCTCTTTGCCGACATCTCCGGCTTTACGGCCATGTCCGAGGTATTGGATCCCGAAGAGGTAAGCGAGGTGATGAACGAGCGCTTTAGGGCGTTGGTGGGAATAGTCTACAAATACGAGGGCACCATAGACAAGTTCATCGGCGATTGCATCATGGCCATCTTTGGGGTGCCGGTGGTTCACGAGAACGATGCCGAAAGGGCAGTGAGGACGGCCTTGGACATGCGAAAGTCTTTGGAACAGTTTAACCAGAGCTTGGAGAGAGACAAGAAAAAAGCGATCCCTGATCTGAGCCTTCATATCGGGATCAACTCCGGAGCTGTGATCGTGG
It encodes the following:
- a CDS encoding cyclic nucleotide-binding domain-containing protein, translated to MVSTQLLKELPLFAGLTEDELKSLSAICQEKELKNGEIVFTEGSAANELFILEAGAINVQLKVAPYVDHLTVHTVTPKEIFGELAFIDDVPRSATTKCVKDSKVVIINQSEFEGLVKRYSHIGEVVYRNMAVTMSLRLRNADKQIKEFWSKIFEAQSPAFAKMFVI
- a CDS encoding nucleotidyltransferase domain-containing protein, giving the protein MDRKAEEIIKKIAQALVKGYQPEKIILFGSYAYGEPNSQSDIDLLIIKETEQTFFKRLLDVRRLVSEIRRGYPFEPLVFTPEEIEARLKLGDPIFAEIFKKGEVIYAK
- a CDS encoding HEPN domain-containing protein, with the translated sequence MRKFSKKEKLFMPNDRESLFADDWFKKGKKDLERAKLRAQENDLEDAAFHLQQAIEKYRKGYLLSKGWALQKIHDLEFLLDEALKYNPGLERFRLLCQGATGYYLAERYPFPIAEPKPEAIMENLADAEALIEMLLEENI